The Comamonas endophytica sequence TGAGCGCGCAATGAATCGATCCGTTGGGAGCAGGTTGACGGCGCATAGGAAATCGGTGCGAGGGAGGATAGGAATACTTGTCCCTTTAAGTCGGCTGCGGCTGCGGGGACGCTCAACCCCGCGACTCTTGCAGTGAGCAGCGATGGTTCGGCGTCGAGCCGGGTTAAGCTGGGCACGACAAGAACACCAAGGAATGCCCATGGCGAATTTCGAAGTTGGCGAGATCGTGCGCGCGCTGCGCGGCGCGCGCGAGGAATGGCGCGACCTGCAAAAACGCTCGCGTGAGCCGGGTGAACGCGAGTTTCCGTCGCGCGATGCCGTGGAGCGTGTGGTCGAAGGGCTCAAGGGCGCGTTGTTCCCGATGCGCCTGGGCCCGACCAACCTGCGCCACGAGAGCGAGGATTTCTACGTGGGCCACACGCTCGATGCCGCGCTGCAGGAACTGCTGGGCCAGGCCCGGCTGGAGCTGAACTTCAACGCGCGGCATGCGGCGCGCCCGGCGCAGGAGATCGAGGTCCAGGCCATCGAGGCGGTGCGCCGGTTTGCCAATGCGCTGCCCGAATTGCGGCGCCTGCTCGACACCGATGTGCTCGCGGCCTACCAGGGCGATCCGGCCGCGCGCAGTGTGGACGAAGTACTGCTGTGCTATCCCGGCGTGCTGGCGATGATCCACCACCGCCTGGCGCATGTGCTCTACGGGCTGGAGCTGCCGCTGTTGGCGCGCATCGTCGCCGAGCTGTCGCATGCGCAGACCGGCATCGACATCCATCCCGGCGCGAAGATCGGCGCCAGCTTCTTCATCGACCACGGCACGGGTGTCGTCATCGGCGAGACCGCCGTCATCGGCAACCATGTGCGCCTCTACCAGGCCGTGACGCTGGGCGCCAAGCGCTTTCCAACCGACAGCGAGGGCCAGCTGAAGAAGGGCTTGCCGCGCCACCCGGTGGTGGAAGACGATGTGGTGATCTACGCCGGCGCCACGATCCTGGGCCGCGTGACGCTGGGCCGGGGTGCGACCATTGGCGGCAATGTCTGGATCACGGATGATGTGGCGCCGGGGGCCAGTGTGACGCAGGCCAGCCTGCAGAAGGCGCCCAGGGGAGGGGCTGCGCCCGATTGACGATCAGGACCTGGGCAACCGGTCGTACTTGGTGCTTACACCGCGCGCAGCTTCCACTGGGTACCTGGCGGCGTTGGCGGCCAGCTTGTCCGTGATCGCCGCGTTGAGATCCACGCCCAGCACGTCCGCAAGGCGAATGAGG is a genomic window containing:
- the epsC gene encoding serine O-acetyltransferase EpsC — encoded protein: MANFEVGEIVRALRGAREEWRDLQKRSREPGEREFPSRDAVERVVEGLKGALFPMRLGPTNLRHESEDFYVGHTLDAALQELLGQARLELNFNARHAARPAQEIEVQAIEAVRRFANALPELRRLLDTDVLAAYQGDPAARSVDEVLLCYPGVLAMIHHRLAHVLYGLELPLLARIVAELSHAQTGIDIHPGAKIGASFFIDHGTGVVIGETAVIGNHVRLYQAVTLGAKRFPTDSEGQLKKGLPRHPVVEDDVVIYAGATILGRVTLGRGATIGGNVWITDDVAPGASVTQASLQKAPRGGAAPD